In Lentimicrobium sp. L6, the DNA window CGTATAGATTGCGAATACTGATGTCTTCAATCTTTTTAGTATCGATTAAATGCAATTGCTTTCTTAGCTCGTAGGGATTAATTTTTATGGGTTTATACTTAAAAACAGGATTAACAGTGAACTTGCTTTTGAAAAACCTCTCCTTTTCTGATTTTACATTTGTCGGATTTACATAGGTGAGTAATTCAAAGTTTTTAAGAAGTTTAAAAAGTTGCTTGTCGATTTTCTGAACATTCTTGTTCATAGAATTATCTAATAGCATATTTTTATCTGTAAACTTCCAGTTAGTTAACTCATTAACAAAATAACTGGCATTATTAAGGATGGCCTTTTTAAAATTCGTTTGGATGTTCTTTATAATCTGAGGATATATTTCACCTGTTTCTTCGTCACAATAAATTTTACTGATTTCCGTAGCTAAAACCAGGGTGTTTTTGAAATTTGTAGTGATATATTCCAAATTATAACCTCTCCCATAGAACACATCGTTAATTTTAGATTTAACATGAATTCCTTTTAGCTGAATTTCTCCAAGTTCTTTTCGCCAATTTTCAACAAAGCCGGCATATTTTTTAAGGTCAACACATTCAGCACCAATATTAAAAACAGGAACTGCTCTATCCCATCTTTTATGATTGTAGGAATGAACGTCATATACCAATGAAGCCCCAAACATGCTTTCTAATTTTTCGATTAGGGCATGTGTAACCCTATAGTAATTGGCATGTTTTTGTTTACTAATATTGGCCTCTTTTTTGGTTAGGGGTTTTTTCCATATTTTTTTTCCCCAAGCCTCTTCATAAATCGGATCTTTTCTATTTAATTCATATTCAAATCTAGAATCGTTTCCAATCAAAGTAATGGGCATTGAAGCTATAAAATCAGCGGTATGAGGATCTTCTTCATACCATCTTTCGTATTCATCGAGGGCCATTTTATGTAACAGCTCATGTCTTACATGACTACCATTATGAATAGCTGTGCATACGTAAGGCACATATCGGTCTATTTTTATGGTAAACGAACCATCCTCAGCAGTAGCCTGGAAT includes these proteins:
- a CDS encoding tyrosine/phenylalanine carboxypeptidase domain-containing protein produces the protein MTIKEMVTSIKSGRTFQATAEDGSFTIKIDRYVPYVCTAIHNGSHVRHELLHKMALDEYERWYEEDPHTADFIASMPITLIGNDSRFEYELNRKDPIYEEAWGKKIWKKPLTKKEANISKQKHANYYRVTHALIEKLESMFGASLVYDVHSYNHKRWDRAVPVFNIGAECVDLKKYAGFVENWRKELGEIQLKGIHVKSKINDVFYGRGYNLEYITTNFKNTLVLATEISKIYCDEETGEIYPQIIKNIQTNFKKAILNNASYFVNELTNWKFTDKNMLLDNSMNKNVQKIDKQLFKLLKNFELLTYVNPTNVKSEKERFFKSKFTVNPVFKYKPIKINPYELRKQLHLIDTKKIEDISIRNLYEAVITASIDKINLLASLGTEQFLYNSLRYFGRPDSNDIRNAEYILLLPDIKGEAKKLQQFGVDEAKKLFEETFEKYGFKGNIRVDKSGISSVLVLNSTKTVVLKEGSRFSKVELQYLAEHEIGVHMLTTMNASLDKLKIFSIGLPVNTLTGEGMAVLSEYLSGNFTMKRFRELALRVIAVDNMCNGADFKTGFSILVNDYNVNKESAYKIITRVYRGGGFTKDYLYLNGFSKLFKFWQDGNDLTPLLVGKTSIGFYNTIVEMMDRNIVEKPKYITESFEHPKTEDNNALFEYILSGLK